Proteins from a genomic interval of Kitasatospora herbaricolor:
- a CDS encoding ABC transporter ATP-binding protein, translating into MALIELDDVRRSFTVRTRTGRLRREKREVHAVDGLTFDIEAGACVGYIGPNGAGKSTTIKMLTGILVPSSGQLRVAGVDPARERTALARRIGVVFGQRTTLWWDLPLRDSYELARRIYRIPDARYRANLARCVELLELGGLLDTPVRQLSLGQRMRGDLAAALLHDPQVLYLDEPTIGLDVVSKGRVREFLRQVNREQGTTVLLTTHDLVDIEQLCDRVMVIDHGRLVHDGDLAGLHAVGMSERTLVVDLAEARPPIDVPGARVVKVDGPRQWLAFPAQQSAAPVVAAVAERYPLVDLSVREPAIEDVIAKMYARVAIG; encoded by the coding sequence ATGGCACTGATCGAACTCGACGACGTCCGCCGCAGCTTCACCGTCCGCACGCGTACCGGCCGACTGCGGCGCGAGAAACGCGAGGTCCACGCCGTGGACGGGCTGACCTTCGACATCGAGGCCGGCGCCTGTGTCGGCTACATCGGCCCCAACGGCGCCGGGAAGTCCACCACCATCAAGATGCTCACCGGCATCCTCGTCCCCTCCTCCGGACAACTGCGGGTGGCCGGTGTCGACCCGGCCCGGGAGCGCACCGCGCTCGCCCGCCGGATCGGCGTGGTCTTCGGCCAGCGCACCACCCTCTGGTGGGACCTCCCGCTGCGCGACTCCTACGAGCTGGCCCGCCGGATCTACCGCATCCCCGACGCCCGCTACCGGGCCAACCTGGCCCGCTGCGTCGAACTCCTCGAACTCGGCGGCCTGCTGGACACCCCGGTGCGCCAGCTCTCGCTGGGCCAGCGGATGCGCGGCGACCTCGCCGCCGCGCTGCTGCACGACCCGCAGGTGCTCTACCTGGACGAGCCGACCATCGGCCTGGACGTGGTCAGCAAGGGACGGGTCCGGGAGTTCCTGCGCCAGGTCAACCGCGAGCAGGGCACCACCGTGCTCCTCACCACCCACGACCTGGTGGACATCGAGCAGCTCTGCGACCGGGTCATGGTGATCGACCACGGCCGGCTGGTGCACGACGGCGACCTGGCCGGGCTGCACGCGGTGGGGATGAGCGAACGCACCCTGGTGGTCGACCTCGCCGAGGCCCGCCCGCCGATCGACGTGCCCGGCGCCCGGGTGGTCAAGGTGGACGGGCCGCGCCAGTGGCTGGCCTTCCCCGCGCAGCAGAGCGCCGCGCCGGTGGTGGCCGCGGTCGCGGAGCGCTACCCCCTGGTCGACCTTTCGGTCCGCGAGCCGGCCATCGAGGACGTGATCGCCAAGATGTACGCCCGGGTGGCGATCGGCTGA